A region from the Thermanaeromonas toyohensis ToBE genome encodes:
- the dxs gene encoding 1-deoxy-D-xylulose-5-phosphate synthase, whose amino-acid sequence MRLLNKINSPEDLKSLSLKQLEILAQEIREELISVVARTGGHLAPNLGVVELTLALHTVFHSPRDKIIWDVGHQCYVHKILTGRRDRFATLRQFGGLSGFPKRSESPHDVFNTGHSSTSISAALGIALARDLRGEDFEVVAVIGDGALTGGMAFEALNHAGHLKTHLIVVLNDNEMSISGPVGGLAAYLSRLRTDPRYFRSKEELEFILRRLPRVGPHFLKLIERLKDSLKYLVIPGMLFEELGFTYLGPIDGHNLSQLKEVLKQARRTPGPVLVHVVTQKGKGYPPAEARPEVFHGVGPFDPHTGKVLPSSGPATFTSVFGAELVRQAEKDERIVAITAAMPEGTGLMPFARRFPARFFDVGIAEQHAVTLAAGLATMGFRPVVAIYSTFLQRAVDQVIHDVALMHLPVTLVLDRAGLVGEDGETHQGIFDIALLRCIPGMVLMAPKDEQELKDMLVTALQIEGPVALRYPRGPGVGVPLEDPARPLPVGKGEILRDGRQAVIVAIGPLVYAALEAAERLATQGLEVAVINARFIKPLDKDLIVEWAQKTGHLVTLEEHVVAGGFGSAVLEALAEAGCTGVKVKTLGISRDIFVEHGKPDMLREKLGLTAPAIAQAVETLFLN is encoded by the coding sequence ATGAGGCTCCTAAACAAGATCAACTCGCCGGAAGATCTAAAATCCTTAAGCCTTAAGCAGTTAGAAATCTTGGCCCAAGAAATACGGGAAGAATTAATATCCGTGGTGGCTAGAACAGGTGGCCATCTGGCCCCTAATCTGGGGGTGGTGGAACTTACCCTGGCCTTACACACTGTATTCCACTCACCTAGGGATAAAATAATTTGGGACGTAGGGCATCAATGTTATGTCCATAAGATCCTTACCGGGCGAAGGGATCGATTTGCTACTTTGCGCCAGTTCGGGGGCTTAAGCGGTTTTCCTAAAAGGTCAGAGAGCCCCCATGATGTTTTTAATACTGGGCATAGCAGCACCTCCATATCTGCTGCCCTAGGGATAGCTCTGGCCCGGGATTTAAGAGGAGAAGATTTTGAGGTCGTGGCGGTTATTGGCGATGGAGCCTTGACTGGCGGTATGGCCTTTGAGGCTTTGAACCATGCTGGTCACCTCAAAACCCATTTGATTGTGGTATTAAACGATAACGAAATGTCAATTTCGGGTCCGGTAGGGGGGCTTGCTGCTTATCTTTCCCGGTTGCGCACAGATCCTCGCTATTTCCGGAGTAAAGAGGAACTAGAGTTTATCTTGAGACGCCTGCCCCGGGTAGGACCGCATTTTTTAAAATTGATAGAGCGTTTAAAGGATAGCCTTAAATATTTAGTTATCCCAGGTATGCTTTTTGAGGAGCTAGGGTTTACCTATTTAGGACCCATCGATGGTCACAATCTATCCCAGCTTAAAGAAGTGCTTAAGCAGGCTCGCCGGACCCCGGGGCCGGTCCTAGTGCATGTCGTAACCCAAAAGGGTAAAGGTTATCCTCCAGCGGAAGCCCGGCCGGAGGTATTCCATGGAGTAGGCCCTTTTGATCCCCATACTGGGAAGGTGTTACCTTCTTCTGGACCGGCTACCTTTACTTCTGTGTTCGGTGCCGAACTTGTCCGCCAAGCAGAGAAAGATGAACGGATAGTGGCTATTACAGCGGCTATGCCGGAAGGGACAGGCCTCATGCCCTTTGCCCGGCGGTTCCCAGCACGCTTTTTCGATGTAGGTATTGCAGAGCAGCATGCGGTGACCCTGGCAGCCGGCCTGGCCACCATGGGTTTCCGTCCTGTGGTAGCGATTTACTCAACTTTCCTCCAGCGAGCCGTGGACCAAGTGATCCATGATGTGGCCCTGATGCATCTTCCGGTTACCCTAGTGCTGGACCGGGCAGGACTGGTAGGAGAAGATGGGGAGACGCACCAGGGCATATTTGATATAGCCCTTTTGCGGTGTATTCCGGGGATGGTCCTTATGGCGCCTAAGGATGAGCAAGAGCTTAAAGATATGTTGGTAACCGCTCTTCAAATTGAGGGACCTGTGGCCTTGCGTTATCCGCGAGGTCCGGGGGTGGGAGTGCCCCTGGAAGATCCAGCACGTCCATTACCTGTAGGCAAAGGAGAAATTTTGCGGGATGGTCGGCAAGCGGTCATTGTAGCCATTGGCCCCTTAGTGTATGCGGCCTTGGAAGCGGCTGAAAGGCTGGCCACCCAGGGGCTCGAAGTAGCTGTTATCAATGCTCGTTTCATTAAACCTTTAGATAAAGACCTGATCGTGGAATGGGCCCAAAAAACGGGACACCTTGTGACTTTAGAGGAACATGTGGTGGCTGGAGGGTTTGGAAGCGCAGTTTTGGAGGCCTTGGCTGAGGCTGGATGTACGGGTGTAAAAGTTAAAACCTTAGGTATCAGCAGGGATATTTTTGTGGAGCACGGGAAACCTGATATGTTGAGGGAGAAACTAGGCCTTACCGCCCCGGCCATTGCTCAAGCTGTGGAG
- a CDS encoding CNNM domain-containing protein encodes MGSTKNRNRKPWRNALTTGIGTFFLALSLGYLSQTFIGRLASFLVSFILLVVIILIGIAFDILGIAVAAALEPPLHARAARKVEGAREALWLLRNADRVASFANDVVGDVCATLSGAIGASILFRLVGGSAQDIWISTAMTATISGLTVGGKALGKSFALREANEIVFWVGRILYFLERLTGRSLIPINNTRRKGRSS; translated from the coding sequence TTGGGTAGTACTAAAAACCGAAACCGAAAACCGTGGCGAAATGCACTAACTACAGGTATTGGTACTTTTTTTTTGGCCTTAAGCTTAGGTTACTTATCCCAGACTTTCATTGGACGTTTAGCTTCCTTCCTGGTCTCTTTTATTCTACTAGTAGTAATTATTCTTATAGGTATAGCCTTTGATATTCTAGGTATAGCGGTAGCGGCAGCCCTAGAACCACCTTTGCATGCTCGCGCTGCTAGAAAGGTAGAGGGTGCGAGAGAAGCTTTATGGCTCCTTCGTAACGCCGATCGGGTAGCTAGCTTCGCCAATGACGTAGTGGGCGATGTATGCGCTACCTTAAGCGGAGCTATAGGAGCGAGCATCCTTTTCCGCTTGGTAGGAGGATCTGCCCAGGATATATGGATAAGTACGGCCATGACGGCGACTATTTCTGGCTTAACCGTGGGGGGCAAGGCTTTAGGTAAAAGCTTTGCCTTGCGGGAGGCTAATGAAATAGTTTTCTGGGTAGGCCGTATTCTATACTTTCTAGAGAGGTTAACAGGGAGATCTCTAATACCTATAAACAATACAAGACGGAAAGGTAGGAGTTCATGA
- a CDS encoding polyprenyl synthetase family protein: MDLADYLANRRKLVEEALEHVLPPARSFPPLIHEAMRYSLFAGGKRLRPILVLAAGEAVGCPPQRLLPAACAVELLHTYSLIHDDLPAMDNDDYRRGRLTCHKVYGEAIAILAGDALLTAAFGVLAAQVEVGSSPEATLAAVRELAQAAGSQGLVGGQVVDLLSEGQPPEAQLVEYIHRHKTGSLIRACVRIGGLLGGATTEQLDKLTRYGEDIGLAFQIVDDLLDIEGEFYYTGKVAGSDSKKQKLTYPACFGIEESRQRAQELATRAAIIAAELGEAAWPLKAIARYIVERKG; the protein is encoded by the coding sequence ATGGACTTGGCAGATTATCTTGCTAACCGTCGCAAGCTCGTGGAAGAGGCGCTAGAGCACGTTCTTCCCCCAGCCAGATCTTTCCCCCCCCTCATACATGAAGCCATGCGCTATAGCCTTTTTGCCGGGGGGAAAAGGCTCCGCCCTATATTGGTTTTAGCGGCAGGGGAAGCAGTAGGATGCCCTCCCCAAAGGCTTTTGCCTGCGGCTTGCGCAGTAGAGCTCCTTCATACTTATTCCCTTATCCATGATGACCTCCCTGCCATGGATAATGATGATTACCGGCGGGGGCGCTTGACTTGTCATAAAGTTTATGGGGAAGCCATAGCTATCCTGGCCGGGGATGCCTTGCTTACCGCGGCTTTCGGTGTCCTGGCAGCTCAGGTGGAAGTTGGGAGCAGCCCAGAAGCCACCCTGGCTGCTGTCCGTGAGCTAGCTCAAGCTGCAGGTAGCCAGGGACTAGTCGGGGGTCAGGTAGTGGATCTTCTCTCCGAAGGCCAGCCACCAGAAGCTCAGCTTGTGGAATATATTCACCGCCATAAGACGGGTAGCCTTATCCGGGCTTGCGTCCGCATCGGCGGCCTCCTAGGGGGAGCGACCACGGAGCAGCTGGATAAGTTAACCCGTTACGGTGAAGATATCGGGCTTGCTTTTCAAATTGTAGATGATTTGCTAGATATAGAAGGGGAATTCTATTATACCGGGAAGGTAGCGGGGAGCGACAGCAAAAAACAAAAGCTCACTTATCCAGCCTGCTTCGGTATAGAAGAATCGAGGCAAAGAGCCCAGGAACTCGCCACCCGGGCGGCCATTATAGCAGCAGAGCTAGGGGAAGCTGCATGGCCCTTAAAGGCCATAGCCCGTTATATAGTGGAGCGTAAGGGTTAG
- the xseB gene encoding exodeoxyribonuclease VII small subunit: MAGERERKLTFEEALGKLEAVVQALEGGNLKLEEALDYYQEGIRLVRFCREQLNKFEHKLQILMAQEDGELVIRELELPEV; encoded by the coding sequence TTGGCAGGAGAAAGAGAAAGGAAATTAACCTTTGAAGAGGCCTTAGGTAAGTTAGAGGCTGTTGTCCAAGCCCTGGAGGGTGGAAATCTTAAATTAGAAGAGGCCCTGGACTATTACCAGGAGGGTATACGGCTAGTTCGTTTTTGCCGGGAGCAGCTTAATAAGTTTGAACATAAGCTCCAGATCTTGATGGCCCAGGAGGATGGAGAACTGGTTATCCGGGAATTGGAACTGCCGGAGGTATAG
- the xseA gene encoding exodeoxyribonuclease VII large subunit — MLNRQRILTISEVTFYIKALLDKDIRLSNLWVKGEISNLKWHSSGHLYFSLKDKVAALRCVMFQGRCRNLGFRPENGKQVIARGYISVYERDGLYQLYVQDLYPAGMGLIEAALQELKKRLEKEGLFDPTRKRPLPKLPQRIGLVTSLDGAAWRDVFTVVRRRYPGMGIVLAPASVQGETAVEEIVAAIENLNRWGKVDVIIVGRGGGSTEELSAFNTEEVARAIYASRIPVITAVGHETDYTIADLVADRRAPTPSAAAEMAVPVRAELEREVLKLKERLDRSVLYRLQFMKERLERLVQSRGLARPEQEIYSRQQYLDVLEQRLEAAWSLLWQERAKKLELLITRLEAASPLTVLRRGYAVCRTYPDGRVVRCSNEVNPGDRVEVILRAGALQCLVDKVEGERSWQEKEKGN, encoded by the coding sequence GTGTTAAACCGGCAGCGCATCCTAACTATAAGTGAGGTCACCTTTTACATTAAGGCCTTATTGGATAAGGATATCCGCCTTAGTAACCTTTGGGTGAAGGGTGAAATATCTAATCTAAAGTGGCATTCCTCCGGACACCTGTATTTTAGCCTAAAGGATAAGGTAGCGGCCCTGCGCTGCGTTATGTTCCAGGGCCGCTGCCGCAACCTTGGGTTTAGGCCGGAGAACGGAAAACAGGTTATCGCTCGAGGGTATATTAGCGTATACGAGCGGGATGGCCTGTACCAGCTTTATGTACAGGATCTTTACCCGGCGGGAATGGGTCTGATAGAGGCGGCCCTGCAGGAGTTAAAGAAGCGGCTAGAAAAGGAAGGCCTCTTTGATCCCACACGCAAACGACCTCTTCCTAAGCTTCCCCAGAGAATAGGCTTGGTTACTTCCTTAGATGGTGCGGCTTGGCGAGATGTCTTTACCGTTGTCCGGCGAAGGTACCCGGGTATGGGTATCGTCCTGGCCCCTGCTTCTGTACAGGGAGAGACAGCTGTAGAGGAAATAGTGGCTGCTATAGAAAACTTAAACCGCTGGGGAAAGGTAGATGTAATAATTGTGGGTCGCGGGGGAGGGTCAACGGAAGAGCTTTCGGCCTTCAACACCGAGGAAGTGGCCCGGGCCATTTATGCCTCGCGGATACCAGTTATAACTGCTGTAGGCCATGAGACGGATTACACTATAGCCGATCTGGTAGCTGACCGCCGTGCCCCTACTCCTTCTGCAGCAGCTGAAATGGCTGTCCCTGTACGGGCTGAACTAGAACGAGAGGTATTGAAACTTAAAGAACGGCTGGACCGTAGTGTTCTTTATAGATTACAGTTTATGAAGGAGAGGCTAGAGCGGCTGGTACAAAGCCGGGGGCTTGCTCGGCCCGAACAAGAAATATATTCTCGGCAGCAGTATCTGGATGTTTTGGAGCAGCGGCTAGAAGCTGCGTGGTCCCTGTTATGGCAAGAGAGGGCTAAAAAACTTGAGCTTTTAATCACCCGGTTGGAGGCAGCTAGCCCTTTGACTGTTTTACGGCGGGGATATGCGGTCTGCCGAACCTACCCAGACGGCCGCGTAGTACGCTGCAGCAACGAGGTAAACCCAGGGGATAGAGTGGAGGTTATTTTACGGGCGGGCGCCCTCCAATGCTTGGTAGATAAAGTAGAGGGGGAACGGAGTTGGCAGGAGAAAGAGAAAGGAAATTAA
- the folD gene encoding bifunctional methylenetetrahydrofolate dehydrogenase/methenyltetrahydrofolate cyclohydrolase FolD yields the protein MANILDGKKIAAEVREEVKREVEELKARGITPGLAVILVGDDPASQVYVRNKHRACEEVGIYSEVHRLAASTTQEEVLQLIDQLNHDPRIHGILVQLPLPDHIDEKKVIDSIALDKDVDGFSPSNVGNLVIGDKCFYPCTPHGCMVLLERAGIDPKGKKAVVVGRSNIVGKPMAMMLLARHATVTICHSRTADLAAECRQADILVAAVGKPELITGDMVKEGAVVIDVGINRLPDGRLVGDVHFESVSSKASWITPVPGGVGPMTIAMLLKNTVEAARRAC from the coding sequence ATGGCTAATATATTAGATGGTAAAAAAATTGCGGCCGAAGTACGGGAAGAAGTTAAAAGGGAAGTAGAGGAATTGAAAGCGCGCGGTATCACCCCTGGGCTGGCGGTTATCCTGGTGGGAGATGACCCCGCCTCCCAGGTTTACGTGCGCAATAAACATCGAGCCTGTGAAGAAGTAGGAATATATTCCGAGGTGCATAGGTTGGCTGCCAGTACTACCCAGGAAGAGGTCCTACAGCTTATTGATCAGCTTAACCATGATCCCCGTATCCACGGAATCCTGGTCCAGCTACCTCTGCCCGACCATATTGACGAGAAAAAGGTGATCGATAGTATAGCTTTAGATAAAGATGTGGACGGCTTTAGCCCTTCTAATGTAGGTAATCTGGTGATAGGGGACAAATGTTTCTATCCCTGTACACCCCACGGGTGCATGGTCTTATTGGAACGGGCTGGTATAGATCCTAAGGGGAAAAAAGCGGTAGTGGTAGGGCGCAGTAATATTGTGGGCAAGCCTATGGCTATGATGCTTTTAGCTCGCCATGCCACGGTGACCATTTGCCATTCCCGTACGGCTGATCTTGCGGCTGAATGTCGTCAAGCGGATATATTAGTAGCGGCTGTGGGGAAACCCGAACTTATAACTGGCGATATGGTTAAAGAAGGTGCAGTAGTTATAGACGTAGGTATTAACCGCCTGCCGGACGGGAGGCTGGTGGGTGATGTGCACTTTGAGAGTGTAAGCTCAAAAGCTTCCTGGATCACCCCGGTCCCTGGTGGGGTAGGTCCCATGACCATTGCTATGCTCCTTAAGAACACGGTGGAGGCTGCCCGGCGGGCGTGTTAA
- the gltA gene encoding NADPH-dependent glutamate synthase, with amino-acid sequence MPVTPKKTPMPCQPAKERIRNFQEVALGYTEEQARLEAERCLQCKKAPCRQGCPVEIDIPSFINFIKQGDFEGAIKKIKEKNNLPAICGRVCPQENQCEKYCTLSKKGEPVAIGRLERFAADYQLSQGGSEVPTLPPPTGFKVAVIGSGPAGLTAAADLARMGHKVTIFEALHVPGGVLMYGIPEFRLPKRIVQAEVGYIRRLGVEIRTNSVVGKMVTVDELLENGYDAVFIGTGAGLPHFMGIPGENFLGVYSANEFLTRTNLMKAYLFPEYLTPIKVGERVAVIGAGNVAMDAARTALRLGAKKSMIVYRRSAEEMPARKEEVENAEEEGVEFHFLTSPVEIHGDEAGWVKGMTCIRYELGEPDASGRRRPVPIPGSEYYMEVDTVVIAIGQGPNPLVLRTTPGLELTKKGTIAADEETGATSRPGVFAGGDIVTGAATVILAMGAGKKAARAIDAYLRGKGSRSNG; translated from the coding sequence ATGCCAGTAACCCCTAAGAAAACTCCCATGCCTTGCCAGCCGGCAAAAGAACGTATCCGTAATTTCCAAGAAGTGGCCTTGGGCTACACGGAAGAACAGGCAAGGCTTGAAGCGGAAAGGTGCCTGCAATGCAAGAAAGCCCCCTGCCGTCAGGGTTGCCCAGTGGAGATAGATATCCCGAGCTTTATTAATTTTATCAAGCAAGGAGATTTTGAAGGGGCTATTAAAAAGATTAAAGAAAAAAACAATCTCCCCGCCATCTGCGGCCGGGTCTGTCCCCAGGAGAACCAATGCGAGAAGTATTGCACTTTGTCCAAAAAAGGGGAGCCGGTGGCTATTGGAAGGCTAGAGCGCTTCGCTGCCGACTATCAACTGAGCCAGGGAGGCAGTGAGGTGCCCACTTTACCACCTCCTACTGGGTTTAAAGTGGCAGTCATCGGTTCAGGCCCGGCTGGTCTTACGGCGGCTGCGGATCTAGCCCGTATGGGGCATAAAGTTACCATTTTTGAAGCCCTTCATGTTCCAGGCGGTGTCCTGATGTACGGCATACCCGAATTCCGCCTGCCTAAAAGGATCGTGCAGGCCGAAGTGGGCTATATCCGGCGCTTAGGTGTAGAGATACGGACTAACTCTGTAGTAGGGAAAATGGTAACGGTGGACGAACTTTTGGAGAACGGTTATGATGCTGTATTTATCGGTACCGGTGCTGGGCTTCCTCACTTTATGGGTATACCGGGGGAAAATTTCCTGGGAGTATATTCGGCCAATGAGTTCCTCACCCGCACCAATTTAATGAAAGCTTACCTTTTTCCCGAGTATCTTACCCCCATTAAAGTGGGTGAACGGGTAGCTGTGATCGGGGCAGGCAATGTGGCCATGGATGCTGCCCGTACAGCCCTGCGGTTAGGAGCTAAAAAATCTATGATCGTTTACCGGCGTTCAGCAGAAGAAATGCCCGCTCGTAAAGAAGAAGTGGAAAATGCTGAGGAAGAAGGTGTAGAATTTCACTTTTTAACCAGCCCGGTAGAGATCCACGGTGATGAGGCCGGATGGGTTAAGGGCATGACTTGCATCCGGTATGAACTGGGCGAACCGGATGCTAGCGGTCGGCGTCGACCCGTACCTATCCCTGGTTCAGAATACTATATGGAAGTAGATACTGTAGTCATAGCCATCGGCCAGGGACCTAATCCCCTCGTGCTCCGTACCACCCCTGGCTTAGAGCTCACCAAGAAAGGGACTATCGCTGCTGATGAGGAAACAGGGGCCACCTCCCGGCCGGGTGTCTTCGCTGGCGGGGATATTGTAACTGGTGCAGCTACGGTTATCCTGGCCATGGGTGCTGGTAAAAAGGCTGCCCGGGCCATCGATGCTTATCTTCGAGGAAAGGGGAGTAGGAGCAATGGCTAA
- a CDS encoding sulfide/dihydroorotate dehydrogenase-like FAD/NAD-binding protein — protein sequence MYRIVKKKELAKNIKLLEVEAPMVAAKAAAGQFVILRIDEPGERIPLTIADFNREQGTITMIFQEVGYTTRKLGELKEGDYLADFVGPLGQPSEIEKYGRVVCVGGGVGVAPVYPIARALKEAGNEVISIIGARTRELLILEEEMRAISDELLVATDDGTYGHKGFVTDLLAEVLRRDGRVDRVWGIGPVVMMRAVAETTRPFGVPTIVSMNPIMVDGTGMCGACRVSVGGETKFACVDGPEFDAHLVDWELALRRLNMYREEEARALAYHTGEGGSCRCQ from the coding sequence GTGTATCGCATAGTCAAGAAAAAAGAATTGGCTAAGAATATTAAGCTACTAGAAGTGGAGGCTCCCATGGTTGCTGCTAAAGCAGCAGCTGGGCAGTTTGTCATTTTGCGTATAGATGAGCCAGGGGAGCGTATCCCTCTTACCATTGCTGATTTTAATCGGGAACAGGGCACTATTACCATGATTTTTCAGGAAGTGGGGTACACCACCCGCAAACTAGGTGAGTTAAAGGAAGGGGATTACCTCGCTGACTTTGTGGGCCCTTTAGGGCAGCCTTCCGAAATTGAAAAATATGGGCGGGTGGTATGCGTAGGCGGAGGAGTGGGAGTGGCTCCCGTTTACCCCATAGCTAGGGCTTTAAAGGAAGCTGGTAATGAGGTGATATCTATTATAGGAGCCCGTACGCGGGAACTCCTTATCTTAGAAGAAGAGATGCGAGCTATTTCCGACGAGCTCTTAGTGGCTACAGATGATGGAACCTACGGCCATAAAGGATTCGTTACCGACCTTTTGGCTGAAGTCTTACGCCGCGACGGGCGAGTAGACAGGGTTTGGGGGATCGGCCCGGTGGTAATGATGCGGGCTGTGGCAGAGACAACTAGGCCGTTCGGGGTACCCACCATTGTAAGTATGAATCCTATCATGGTCGATGGTACGGGTATGTGCGGTGCCTGCCGGGTAAGTGTAGGCGGGGAAACTAAATTTGCTTGTGTAGATGGCCCAGAGTTCGATGCCCATCTTGTGGATTGGGAGCTAGCTTTGCGGAGGCTAAATATGTACCGTGAGGAAGAGGCCCGGGCCTTGGCTTATCATACGGGCGAAGGGGGGAGTTGTCGATGCCAGTAA